Proteins from a genomic interval of Papaver somniferum cultivar HN1 chromosome 4, ASM357369v1, whole genome shotgun sequence:
- the LOC113272191 gene encoding uncharacterized protein LOC113272191: protein MELLFSDGWTDFQRRPISFIAVCESGPMFLKVVNYQGEYKDKVFIANLLKETINEVGADNVVQVITDNAPVCKSAGLLIETHFPHIFWTPCVVHTLNLALKNICAAKNTEANAETFAECSWISDIISDAVFVRKFIMTHSMRLAMFNDHNKLKFLTVADTRFASSVIMLQRFVDIKEGLQSMVISPKWTSYRDDDVAKAQFVKETILNDQCWDKVDYIIAFTESIYDMLRRTDTDRPCLHLVYDMWESMIEKVRKVIYRKEGLTEFQDSSFYYVVYEILTSRSGKSNTPLYCLAHSLNPRYYSQEWLSESSGRLAPHVDDDMSKQWRICFERYFEGEELRKVNTKFALFYTGMREFAAANCTADRWCMEPFIWWVTYGTPTPILQRNKITPKRGEYLVYVHSNLRLLSRREPYYMTGETRMWDVAGDTFDTMGSGGILEIANLSLDEPELESVTFNDPVVPVDEDVNLDDN from the exons ATGGAGTTACTTTTTTCTGATGGTTGGACTGATTTTCAAAGAAGGCCTATTAGTTTTATTGCCGTTTGTGAAAGTGGTCCAATGTTTCTTAAGGTTGTAAACTACCAAGGTGAATACAAGGACAAAGTGTTCATAGCTAATTTGCTAAAAGAAACGATCAATGAAGTTGGTGCAGATAACGTGGTTCAAGTCATAACTGACAATGCTCCGGTTTGTAAAAGTGCAGGCTTACTTATTGAGACACATTTTCCTCATATATTTTGGACTCCATGTGTGGTCCATACATTAAATCTTGCTCTGAAGAATATATGTGCTGCAAAGAACACCGAAGCCAATGCTGAAACATTTGCTGAATGTTCTTGGATAAGTGATATTATTTCGGATGCCGTGTTCGTAAGAAAGTTCATTATGACTCACTCCATGAGGTTGGCAATGTTTAATGATCATAATAAGTTGAAGTTTCTTACCGTAGCTGACACACGCTTTGCTTCGAGTGTGATAATGCTCCAAAGATTTGTTGATATAAAAGAAGGTTTACAAAGCATGGTGATCAGTCCGAAGTGGACTTCGTACAGAGATGATGATGTTGCAAAAGCTCAATTTGTGAAGGAGACAATATTAAATGACCAATGTTGGGACAAAGTAGATTATATCATTGCATTCACCGAGTCAATTTATGACATGTTACGACGAACTGATACTGATCGTCCATGCCTTCATTTGGTGTATGATATGTGGGAGTCTATGATAGAAAAGGTAAGAAAGGTTATATACCGCAAAGAAGGCCTAACTGAATTTCAAGATTCTTCATTTTATTATGTCGTGTATGAGATATTGACAAGTCGATCGGGTAAATCCAACACACCTCTATACTGTTTAGCTCACTCTTTAAATCCCAG GTATTATAGCCAGGAATGGCTTAGTGAGTCGTCGGGTCGTCTAGCTCCACATGTAGATGATGATATGTCAAAGCAATGGCGTATATGCTTTGAGAGATATTTTGAAGGGGAAGAACTAAGAAAAGTGAATACTAAATTTGCTCTTTTTTATACTGGAATGAGAGAATTTGCGGCTGCTAATTGCACTGCTGATAGATGGTGTATGGAGCCATTTATATGGTGGGTTACTTATGGTACACCTACTCCTATATTGCAGAG AAATAAGATCACACCAAAAAGAGGAGAATATCTAGTGTATGTGCATTCAAATCTTCGCCTTCTGTCCCGAAGAGAACCATATTATATGACAGGTGAGACAAGAATGTGGGATGTTGCAGGTGATACATTTGATACTATGGGAAGCGGTGGAATACTTGAGATTGCAAATCTTTCGCTTGATGAACCAGAACTAGAGAGTGTGACATTCAATGATCCAGTTGTACCCGTTGATGAAGATGTGAACTTAGATGAcaattaa